From Paraflavitalea devenefica, the proteins below share one genomic window:
- a CDS encoding BclA C-terminal domain-containing protein produces MKKNLMFLALLCLLTAIHVNAQVGIGTTTPNASSALEIVSTTKGVLIPRMTSAQRTGIATPAEGLMVYQTNAPVGLWMYISSAWIKLSTTSDLLGASSGYAGNTTGAVIPVLLTGTDVALPSAQNLGADISVNGANTNFTVANAGRYRIGYNVNITAALLVSSRILINGTPNTSLTIQPVAGTTWQHAEAIVTLSAGDVITLQLFGLIGAATLLGGSQGAGLIIQRVE; encoded by the coding sequence ATGAAAAAAAATCTGATGTTCCTTGCATTATTGTGCCTGTTAACTGCTATCCATGTCAATGCCCAGGTAGGCATTGGTACTACTACACCCAATGCCAGTTCGGCTTTGGAAATCGTATCTACTACCAAAGGTGTTTTAATTCCCAGGATGACAAGCGCCCAGCGAACAGGCATCGCTACGCCGGCTGAGGGATTAATGGTATACCAGACCAATGCGCCTGTTGGTTTGTGGATGTATATTTCAAGCGCCTGGATAAAGCTCTCCACAACCAGTGATCTCTTAGGCGCTTCTTCAGGGTATGCGGGTAATACCACCGGCGCCGTGATACCTGTTTTGTTGACAGGTACTGATGTGGCCCTGCCCAGCGCACAGAACCTGGGTGCAGATATTTCCGTCAACGGCGCCAATACCAATTTTACAGTAGCTAATGCCGGGCGTTATAGAATAGGTTATAATGTCAACATAACTGCTGCCTTGTTGGTAAGTTCCCGGATATTGATCAACGGAACACCCAATACCTCACTGACCATTCAACCCGTTGCCGGAACTACCTGGCAGCATGCTGAGGCGATCGTAACGCTAAGCGCAGGTGATGTCATTACCCTGCAATTATTTGGGCTCATAGGGGCTGCTACGCTTTTAGGTGGCAGCCAGGGCGCAGGATTGATTATTCAAAGAGTTGAATAG
- a CDS encoding amylo-alpha-1,6-glucosidase, whose protein sequence is MQAGHPETADNKFHISAEAVNTDDLNQVINHYNTFGVFDQTGNISPGGKNVRGIYHDGTRFLNRLVLAMEEKRPLLLSSAIKEDNEIISIDLTNPVLNDCIPENTLHISRTQFIRNKAFYEELRCMNYDERECQVTFSLTFGADFKDIFEIRGLDRKVKANDTSCHAETDRIIFRYQGHDDLQRETSIVFVTEVAFYIISNSVHFKLHLQPKQQVIINYTVYFKTGNEKNADIDFQVARESIEEEINKTRGLFANIYTSNSQFNHWINRSRADILSLLTQTEYGNYPYAGVPWYNTAFGRDGLITAMETLWLAPEVSKDVLIFLAQKQATQLIPSKDAEPGKILHEMRSGEMANTGEIPFKEYYGTIDATPLFVMLAGMYYERTADEATIKRLWPHIMAALDWIDKYGDVDGDGLVEYQHKAENGLTNQGWKDSFDSIMHEDGQLAPPPIALCEVQGYVYSAKYYAATLAKHFNEPALSEKLFKEAASLKEQFNKRFWDEALKCFVIALDGNKRPCRVVSSNAGHCLFTRIANEENARKLAGTLLDSDMFTGWGIRTLSDREHRYNPMSYHNGSVWPHDNALIAYGLSIYNYQDHALKIMQGMFDASLFIDLQRLPELFCGFERRRGEGPTSYPVACSPQAWSVAVVFMMLQTCFRININALTKVITFEKPILPPYLEHIFISNLRLGNSSCNLNLSRIQFDVGFNLLQKPEDWAVIIKK, encoded by the coding sequence ATGCAAGCAGGTCATCCGGAAACAGCAGACAATAAATTCCATATCTCGGCCGAAGCAGTGAACACTGATGATCTCAACCAGGTCATTAATCATTACAACACCTTCGGGGTCTTCGACCAGACAGGAAATATTTCCCCCGGCGGTAAAAATGTACGGGGTATCTATCATGACGGCACCCGCTTTTTAAACAGGCTTGTGCTGGCCATGGAAGAAAAGAGACCTTTATTGCTGAGCAGCGCCATCAAAGAAGACAACGAGATCATCTCCATTGACCTTACCAACCCTGTACTCAATGACTGTATTCCTGAAAATACACTCCATATCTCGCGTACCCAATTTATACGCAACAAAGCTTTTTACGAAGAATTAAGGTGCATGAACTATGATGAACGGGAATGCCAGGTTACTTTTTCATTGACTTTTGGCGCCGACTTCAAAGATATATTTGAGATACGGGGGCTTGACCGTAAGGTGAAGGCCAATGATACTTCCTGTCATGCAGAAACTGACCGGATCATTTTCAGGTACCAGGGGCACGATGACCTGCAGCGTGAAACCAGTATTGTATTTGTTACCGAAGTTGCTTTTTATATTATCAGCAATAGTGTACACTTTAAGCTCCACCTGCAACCCAAACAACAGGTAATCATCAATTACACCGTTTATTTTAAAACAGGGAATGAAAAAAACGCAGACATTGATTTCCAGGTGGCCAGAGAATCTATAGAAGAAGAAATCAATAAAACCCGGGGGCTTTTTGCCAATATCTATACTTCCAACAGCCAGTTTAACCATTGGATCAACCGGTCAAGAGCCGACATCCTTTCCTTACTGACGCAAACGGAATATGGCAATTACCCCTATGCAGGCGTGCCCTGGTACAATACAGCTTTTGGGCGGGATGGATTGATCACCGCGATGGAAACATTGTGGCTGGCGCCGGAAGTAAGCAAGGATGTGTTGATCTTTCTTGCCCAAAAACAGGCTACCCAATTAATACCGTCCAAAGATGCCGAGCCCGGCAAAATACTCCATGAAATGCGTAGCGGGGAAATGGCCAATACAGGAGAAATACCTTTTAAAGAGTATTATGGTACTATAGACGCTACCCCCCTCTTTGTAATGCTCGCCGGCATGTATTATGAACGCACCGCCGATGAAGCAACCATTAAAAGATTATGGCCGCATATAATGGCTGCCCTCGACTGGATAGACAAATATGGGGATGTAGATGGAGATGGATTGGTGGAATACCAGCACAAGGCCGAAAACGGCCTTACGAACCAGGGCTGGAAGGACTCTTTTGATTCCATCATGCATGAAGATGGCCAGTTGGCCCCGCCGCCAATTGCCCTTTGCGAGGTACAGGGGTATGTATACAGCGCAAAATATTATGCCGCCACGTTGGCGAAGCATTTTAATGAACCGGCACTCTCGGAGAAACTTTTTAAGGAAGCAGCCTCATTAAAGGAACAATTTAATAAGCGCTTCTGGGATGAAGCCCTCAAATGTTTTGTGATTGCCTTAGACGGCAATAAACGCCCCTGCCGGGTAGTTTCCTCCAATGCAGGCCATTGCCTTTTTACCCGTATAGCCAATGAAGAAAATGCCCGGAAACTGGCCGGCACATTACTGGACAGTGATATGTTTACAGGATGGGGCATACGCACTTTAAGCGACCGGGAGCATCGTTATAATCCCATGTCTTATCATAACGGATCGGTATGGCCACATGACAATGCACTTATTGCTTATGGTTTATCGATATACAATTACCAGGACCATGCCTTAAAAATAATGCAGGGGATGTTCGACGCTTCTTTATTTATAGATCTTCAGCGGCTGCCTGAACTATTCTGCGGATTCGAGCGCCGGCGTGGTGAAGGCCCTACCAGTTACCCGGTGGCCTGCTCACCCCAGGCCTGGTCGGTAGCGGTCGTATTCATGATGCTGCAAACCTGTTTTCGTATCAACATCAACGCACTTACCAAAGTCATCACTTTCGAAAAGCCCATACTACCACCCTACCTGGAACATATATTTATTTCTAACCTGCGGCTGGGAAATAGCTCCTGCAACCTCAACCTCTCCCGTATCCAATTTGATGTTGGTTTCAATCTCTTGCAAAAGCCGGAAGACTGGGCCGTGATAATAAAAAAATAA
- a CDS encoding discoidin domain-containing protein, whose amino-acid sequence MRYLVSFVGSLLVVLTGSGQFHVGPGESLFLQNGVTFTADSLVLIPGADITISNNTLTRSTTPIPGTTPGTNSITRVYSWTAPVTYTGEAGIFYDDAELSGNTENILQIAYRNGTAWTTTATSSINTTTNYVSYLAGSLPFNGLTATTAGVLLPITYTGFSAAVKEQYVLLNWQMGETDGLTGFDIEYSNDGRSWTTAGTIMAPGGKTDFSFRHPDMDFSTRFYRIAMLEDNGRRLYTRMITVRNNNAGSRVRMVRSGKTVILYFSGPAPAMLGVYDMEGRLLMSRNVVRQQCEITGLIPGTYVIYYVADGQKLSRKIQW is encoded by the coding sequence ATGCGATACCTGGTATCTTTTGTGGGCAGCCTGTTGGTTGTACTGACGGGATCGGGGCAGTTTCATGTAGGGCCCGGCGAAAGCCTGTTCCTGCAAAATGGGGTTACTTTTACTGCAGACAGCCTGGTGCTGATACCCGGCGCCGATATTACCATTAGCAACAATACGCTTACGCGCAGCACTACGCCGATTCCCGGAACTACGCCGGGCACTAATAGCATTACGAGGGTATATTCCTGGACAGCGCCTGTTACCTATACAGGTGAGGCAGGCATTTTCTACGATGATGCAGAGTTAAGCGGCAATACCGAGAACATATTGCAGATAGCTTACCGCAATGGCACTGCCTGGACAACTACTGCTACCAGTTCCATTAATACAACGACTAACTATGTGAGCTACCTGGCTGGTAGCTTGCCGTTTAATGGCCTTACGGCCACCACCGCCGGCGTGCTGCTGCCCATTACTTATACTGGTTTTTCGGCCGCTGTTAAAGAACAGTATGTATTGTTGAACTGGCAGATGGGTGAAACAGATGGATTAACCGGCTTTGACATTGAGTACAGTAACGATGGGCGTAGCTGGACTACTGCCGGTACTATAATGGCTCCTGGCGGAAAGACTGATTTTAGCTTCCGCCACCCGGATATGGATTTCTCCACCCGGTTTTACCGTATTGCCATGCTGGAAGACAATGGCCGGCGATTGTATACACGTATGATAACCGTTCGTAACAACAATGCTGGTTCCCGGGTACGTATGGTGCGTAGCGGTAAAACAGTTATACTCTATTTTAGTGGACCAGCACCGGCTATGTTGGGGGTATATGATATGGAAGGCCGGTTGCTGATGTCCCGCAACGTTGTCCGGCAGCAATGTGAAATTACAGGACTGATCCCCGGCACCTATGTTATTTATTATGTAGCGGATGGACAGAAATTGTCCCGGAAGATTCAGTGGTGA
- a CDS encoding DUF3592 domain-containing protein, whose amino-acid sequence MIIQRTIFFLALSVFFVLLIASGKVIWFLRSEKTTGVFSFEGKGNALEQIRITHSFIYFRHGKDTVWFNGPIGLNVPEGAAIPVRYNPANPSDATVNTFYGIWGGTLVYCSLPLLVLLVLVVHPHIIPYRSVILLSRKRPFMQLRLKDAAGNPFS is encoded by the coding sequence ATGATCATACAACGGACAATATTCTTCCTGGCGCTTTCTGTTTTCTTTGTACTCCTTATTGCCAGTGGGAAGGTCATCTGGTTTCTGCGGTCTGAAAAAACAACCGGTGTTTTTTCTTTTGAAGGAAAGGGCAATGCACTGGAACAGATCCGGATCACCCATTCCTTCATTTATTTCAGGCATGGTAAAGACACGGTATGGTTCAATGGCCCCATCGGTCTCAATGTGCCAGAAGGCGCTGCCATTCCGGTGCGGTATAACCCGGCCAATCCTTCGGATGCGACAGTAAATACTTTCTATGGTATATGGGGTGGTACACTGGTATATTGCAGCCTGCCACTGCTGGTGCTGTTGGTGCTGGTGGTGCATCCCCATATCATACCTTACCGTTCCGTGATCCTGCTCAGCCGCAAAAGACCCTTTATGCAGCTCAGGTTGAAGGACGCTGCCGGAAATCCTTTTAGCTGA
- a CDS encoding glycosyltransferase family 4 protein translates to MKIAQVAPLFEAVPPKLYGGTERVIHYLTEELVRRKHEVTLFASGDSVTTAQLIPITHEALRLNPDCIDPLAHCIVQLEKVIRQAKEFDIIHFHTDFLHFPFSSRCDTPCITTLHGRLDLPDLQPLYNEFPRQKVISISNSQRLPLPQANWIGTVYHGLPAGLHPLQEGNGEYLAFIGRISPEKGVDWAIQIAIECNCPIKIAAKIDKVDQHYFEKHIAHLIDHPLVEYVGEINEQEKTSFLGKAKALLFPINWSEPFGLVMIEALSCGTPVIAFKNGSVPEVIDHGITGFVVESIPEAVQAVSRIKQLSRPAIRRVFEERFTAGRMAEDYLRLYIQVLQDSHHFRATSFPAPGRNNLPAGAEVQLKKE, encoded by the coding sequence ATGAAAATAGCACAGGTAGCGCCATTATTTGAAGCCGTACCTCCCAAACTATACGGAGGAACCGAACGTGTGATCCATTACCTGACGGAAGAACTGGTACGGCGCAAGCATGAAGTAACTTTATTTGCTTCCGGCGACTCTGTGACCACTGCCCAACTCATTCCCATCACCCATGAGGCACTCCGGCTCAACCCGGATTGCATTGATCCCCTGGCACATTGTATTGTTCAGTTGGAAAAAGTAATACGCCAGGCAAAGGAATTTGACATTATTCATTTTCATACCGACTTCCTGCATTTCCCCTTCAGTTCCCGCTGCGATACGCCCTGTATAACCACCTTACATGGACGGCTCGATTTACCCGACCTGCAACCGCTGTACAATGAATTTCCCCGGCAAAAGGTCATCTCTATTTCCAATAGTCAGCGCTTGCCCCTTCCACAGGCCAATTGGATAGGTACGGTGTACCATGGTTTACCGGCGGGCCTGCATCCTTTGCAGGAGGGGAATGGTGAATACCTTGCCTTCATCGGCAGGATATCGCCGGAAAAGGGAGTAGACTGGGCCATCCAGATCGCTATTGAGTGCAATTGTCCGATTAAAATAGCCGCCAAAATTGATAAGGTAGACCAGCATTATTTTGAAAAACACATTGCCCATTTGATTGACCATCCGCTGGTAGAATATGTAGGCGAAATCAATGAACAGGAGAAGACCTCCTTTTTAGGCAAGGCCAAAGCCTTATTGTTCCCGATCAACTGGTCGGAGCCTTTTGGCCTGGTAATGATTGAAGCCCTCAGTTGTGGTACACCTGTTATTGCTTTTAAAAACGGGTCCGTTCCCGAAGTAATTGACCATGGTATCACCGGCTTTGTGGTGGAATCCATACCGGAAGCGGTACAGGCGGTGAGCAGGATCAAACAGCTTTCGCGCCCGGCTATCCGGCGTGTTTTTGAAGAAAGGTTCACTGCCGGAAGAATGGCAGAAGATTACCTCCGCTTATATATACAGGTGTTGCAGGATAGCCATCATTTTCGGGCAACATCCTTCCCGGCTCCCGGCAGGAATAACTTACCGGCGGGGGCTGAAGTTCAACTTAAAAAAGAATAA
- a CDS encoding NAD(P)-dependent oxidoreductase — MRAFLGMGLLGANFVRAMIKKGIQVQVWNRTTAKATALEAEGAKAFADVADAVRGADIIHLTLKDDASVDEVLEKASAGFQPGAVIIDHTTTSAAGAIQRTAAWKKKGFTYLHAPVFMGPINALEGTGSILVSGDQSVISKLEPVLAAMTGKVLHFGEEEGRAASIKLIGNLFLVTFTTGLADTLSLAKALHVPLSDITALFDSWNPAAMLPARLKRMTAGTYDKPSWELNMARKDTQLFLDAAAQGGTKLAIVPAIATEMDRWIAKGHGNDDWTVIGKDAL, encoded by the coding sequence ATGAGAGCATTCTTAGGCATGGGCCTGTTGGGGGCCAATTTTGTACGGGCAATGATAAAGAAAGGCATACAGGTACAGGTTTGGAACAGGACAACTGCTAAAGCCACTGCCCTGGAAGCCGAAGGCGCCAAAGCATTTGCCGATGTGGCTGATGCAGTAAGGGGAGCAGACATCATCCACCTCACACTGAAAGACGATGCCTCGGTAGATGAAGTGCTGGAGAAAGCCAGTGCAGGTTTTCAACCGGGTGCTGTTATTATAGACCATACCACCACTTCCGCAGCCGGCGCCATACAAAGAACGGCCGCCTGGAAGAAAAAAGGATTTACCTATTTACATGCTCCTGTATTCATGGGCCCCATCAATGCCCTGGAAGGCACCGGTTCTATATTGGTATCAGGCGACCAGTCGGTCATCAGTAAACTGGAACCTGTATTGGCGGCCATGACAGGTAAGGTGCTTCATTTCGGAGAAGAAGAAGGCCGGGCCGCCAGTATAAAGCTCATCGGTAACCTGTTCCTGGTCACTTTCACTACCGGCCTGGCCGATACACTTTCGCTGGCCAAAGCCCTGCATGTGCCGCTCAGTGATATTACTGCCCTGTTCGATTCCTGGAACCCGGCAGCCATGCTGCCTGCCCGGTTGAAGAGAATGACCGCCGGCACGTATGATAAGCCCTCCTGGGAGCTGAATATGGCCCGGAAAGACACCCAGTTATTCCTCGATGCCGCCGCACAGGGAGGCACTAAACTGGCCATTGTGCCGGCCATTGCCACGGAAATGGACAGGTGGATAGCCAAAGGCCATGGCAATGATGACTGGACAGTGATCGGGAAAGATGCGCTGTAA
- a CDS encoding Hsp20/alpha crystallin family protein, with protein MNTLTKRNKEARPYDPWRDFFNLESFFPADFRPSKSSLPAVNISEDDKGFNIEVVAPGFKKEDFKVNVEDDILTISAEARTETSEGDKKQYNRREYSYSSFTRSFQLPDNAKDDGINATYSDGILKLTIPKSEQQVKATKQIAIK; from the coding sequence ATGAATACACTCACCAAAAGAAACAAGGAAGCAAGGCCTTATGATCCCTGGCGGGATTTCTTTAACCTGGAAAGTTTCTTTCCTGCTGATTTCAGGCCTTCAAAATCATCGTTACCAGCCGTAAACATTAGCGAAGATGATAAAGGGTTTAACATTGAAGTGGTAGCGCCGGGCTTTAAAAAGGAGGATTTTAAGGTGAATGTAGAAGATGATATACTGACGATCAGTGCAGAAGCAAGGACCGAAACTTCAGAAGGAGACAAGAAACAATACAATAGGCGGGAATACAGCTATAGCTCTTTTACCCGGTCATTCCAATTGCCCGACAATGCCAAAGATGACGGCATTAATGCTACTTACTCAGACGGGATATTAAAACTGACTATACCGAAAAGTGAGCAGCAGGTAAAAGCTACCAAACAAATAGCTATAAAATAG
- a CDS encoding cytochrome c oxidase subunit I has protein sequence MENFWTTYIFSQDHKMISRQFLITGIVWAIIGALFSVLFRLQLGYPDRAFPWLENILGHWAKDGKLQPEFYYALVTMHGTIMIFFVLTAGLSGTFANLLIPLQVGARDMASPLLNMLSYWFFFMAGVIMLISLFVQTGPASGGWTAYPPLSALHDAMPGSQTGMDLWILSLAFFIISTLLGGINYIATVLNLRTKGMSMTRLPLSTWGLFFTAILGVLSFPVLLSAFILLTFDRNLGTSFYLSDIFISSTRQALPHEGGNAILYQHLFWFLGHPEVYIVILPAMGIVSEVMSVHARKPIFGYMAMVASLFTIMVLSFLVWAHHMFVTGMNPFLGSVFVLLTLLIAVPSAVKVFNWLTTLWKGNLRLTPAMLFSIGFVSLFISGGLTGIWLGNSVIDMHLHDTYFIVAHFHIVMGVAAMFGMFAGIYHWFPKMYGRYMNEVLAQIHFWITLAGAYVIFWPMHYLGLAGLPRRYYSYSDWASFKHFGGLNRTITIAAIIVFGIQLLFVVNFFYSIFKGRKVHNNNPWSANTLEWTTALVPGHGNWKGEIPEVHRWPYDYSKNGRDFIPQTEPAKPDEVKS, from the coding sequence ATGGAAAACTTCTGGACAACCTATATTTTTAGCCAGGACCATAAAATGATCTCCAGGCAATTCCTGATAACAGGCATTGTCTGGGCTATCATAGGAGCGCTTTTCTCTGTGTTATTCCGGCTGCAACTGGGCTACCCGGACAGAGCATTTCCCTGGCTTGAAAACATACTGGGCCACTGGGCAAAAGATGGTAAGCTACAACCCGAATTTTACTATGCGCTTGTTACCATGCATGGTACTATTATGATCTTTTTTGTGTTAACAGCAGGATTGAGTGGCACGTTTGCCAACCTGCTGATCCCTTTGCAGGTAGGCGCCCGTGATATGGCCTCTCCATTGCTCAACATGCTTTCTTATTGGTTTTTCTTTATGGCCGGGGTCATCATGCTTATTTCCCTTTTTGTACAAACCGGTCCGGCCAGTGGCGGATGGACCGCCTATCCTCCCCTCAGCGCCCTGCATGATGCCATGCCGGGTTCCCAAACAGGCATGGACCTGTGGATATTGAGTTTGGCCTTCTTCATCATTTCCACCTTATTGGGAGGCATTAACTACATTGCTACTGTTTTAAACCTGCGGACCAAAGGCATGAGTATGACCCGGTTGCCCTTATCAACCTGGGGATTATTCTTTACCGCTATTTTAGGCGTACTCTCCTTTCCCGTTTTATTATCGGCCTTTATATTATTGACCTTCGACAGGAACCTCGGTACCAGCTTTTATCTATCCGATATTTTTATCAGCTCCACCCGGCAGGCGCTGCCCCACGAAGGAGGCAATGCCATCTTATACCAGCACCTGTTTTGGTTCCTGGGGCATCCGGAGGTATACATTGTTATCTTACCGGCTATGGGCATCGTATCGGAAGTAATGAGTGTGCATGCCCGGAAACCAATATTTGGGTATATGGCCATGGTTGCCTCCCTGTTCACCATTATGGTCCTCTCCTTTCTCGTATGGGCCCACCACATGTTTGTTACCGGTATGAATCCCTTTTTAGGATCTGTCTTTGTGTTGCTCACCTTGCTCATTGCTGTACCTTCTGCCGTCAAAGTATTTAATTGGCTCACTACCCTGTGGAAAGGTAACCTGCGGCTTACGCCAGCCATGCTGTTCTCCATCGGTTTTGTAAGTCTTTTTATTTCCGGCGGCCTTACCGGCATCTGGCTGGGCAATTCGGTCATTGACATGCACCTGCATGATACCTACTTCATTGTGGCGCACTTTCACATCGTAATGGGTGTGGCGGCTATGTTTGGCATGTTTGCCGGCATCTATCACTGGTTTCCGAAAATGTATGGCCGGTATATGAATGAAGTGCTGGCGCAGATCCACTTCTGGATCACACTGGCAGGCGCTTATGTGATCTTCTGGCCAATGCATTACCTGGGATTGGCCGGCCTGCCCAGGCGTTATTATAGTTATTCCGACTGGGCATCCTTTAAACATTTTGGAGGCCTGAACAGGACAATCACCATCGCCGCCATCATTGTATTTGGCATTCAATTACTTTTTGTGGTCAACTTTTTCTATTCCATTTTCAAGGGCAGAAAAGTGCACAATAACAATCCCTGGAGCGCCAATACCCTGGAATGGACAACAGCACTCGTTCCTGGCCACGGCAACTGGAAAGGTGAAATTCCGGAAGTACACCGCTGGCCCTATGATTACAGTAAAAATGGCCGGGATTTTATTCCGCAGACGGAGCCTGCAAAACCGGATGAAGTAAAGTCGTAA
- a CDS encoding universal stress protein, protein MKSILILTDFSEAAFRAAEYACELVDSLQVRRIILYHTYQSIVVGTDLPTSTVMNDRQIYLDSMEALGLVHDRLRPRVGNTVKIDLLAEATTLFPDSINALCRREAIDLIVLGVSGKSGAEKFLMGSVTTQVLQSSECPALIVPEEAVIGKGINSIVLAADLKDASTMPVNLLYKFLDAFPAELHVVNVLPEAKEKYSPETEESIAKLHAVLENYKPAFHYIQGDDVVANILSFAGQHHASLITAVPKKHGFLTALFHKSVSKKLAYHTQVPLLVLPAVQ, encoded by the coding sequence ATGAAATCCATACTCATTCTAACGGATTTTTCAGAAGCAGCATTCCGCGCTGCTGAATATGCCTGCGAACTGGTTGATTCCCTACAGGTAAGGCGGATTATTTTGTACCACACTTACCAAAGTATTGTGGTGGGGACAGATCTACCCACCAGTACAGTAATGAATGACCGCCAGATCTACCTGGACAGCATGGAAGCGCTGGGCCTGGTACACGACCGGCTCAGGCCCCGGGTAGGGAATACGGTGAAAATTGATCTGCTGGCAGAAGCGACGACCCTTTTCCCTGATTCCATCAATGCGTTATGCCGGCGGGAAGCAATTGACCTGATCGTGTTGGGCGTATCGGGCAAATCCGGCGCTGAAAAGTTTTTAATGGGAAGTGTCACCACGCAGGTACTGCAATCCAGTGAATGCCCGGCCCTGATCGTGCCGGAAGAAGCGGTGATAGGGAAAGGCATTAACAGTATTGTACTTGCAGCCGATCTGAAAGACGCTTCAACGATGCCTGTAAATCTCCTGTATAAATTTTTAGATGCTTTTCCTGCAGAACTACATGTGGTGAATGTGCTGCCGGAAGCCAAAGAGAAGTATTCCCCTGAAACAGAAGAATCCATTGCCAAACTGCACGCAGTCCTGGAAAATTACAAACCTGCTTTTCATTATATCCAGGGAGATGATGTGGTAGCGAATATTCTTTCGTTTGCAGGGCAGCATCATGCTTCGCTGATCACGGCTGTTCCTAAAAAGCATGGATTTTTGACTGCGCTGTTTCATAAGAGTGTTTCCAAAAAGCTGGCCTATCACACGCAGGTGCCGCTATTGGTTTTGCCGGCTGTACAATAA
- a CDS encoding 3-keto-disaccharide hydrolase — translation MRKNLFLVGMSCLLIADPVGTMASPSIDIAACTRMAAAPKDLIGRWDITIDENGTPKPSWLEVKLSGRRTLVGYFVGISGSARPVSNVQFDSTGKFSFAIPPQWERGNQDLVLEGTLTASGMEGTIVTPEGKKYNWKGVRAPLLKRTAAPVWDKPINLFNGKDLTGWKALSKTNQWEVRNGILTSPQSGANLVSEQKFTDFKLHVEFRFQKGSNSGVYLRGRHEVQIEDNPASEHPSSQLFSGVYGFLTPSEIASKGADQWQTYDIILTGRMVTVTVNGKTVISNQEIPGITGGALDSNEGEPGPIYLQGDHGPIEFRKIVITPAK, via the coding sequence ATGCGTAAGAACCTCTTTCTTGTTGGTATGAGCTGTTTGTTAATAGCTGACCCGGTTGGAACCATGGCGTCGCCATCAATAGATATAGCAGCCTGCACACGAATGGCTGCAGCGCCCAAAGACCTGATCGGGCGTTGGGATATTACGATTGATGAAAATGGAACACCCAAGCCTTCCTGGCTGGAAGTAAAGCTCTCCGGCAGGCGTACCCTGGTAGGTTATTTTGTAGGCATTTCGGGTAGTGCGCGTCCTGTGTCTAATGTACAGTTTGACAGTACCGGCAAATTCAGCTTTGCCATCCCGCCGCAATGGGAGCGGGGCAACCAGGACCTGGTGCTGGAAGGAACATTAACAGCTTCGGGCATGGAAGGCACGATTGTTACCCCCGAAGGAAAAAAATACAACTGGAAAGGGGTGAGAGCGCCCTTGTTAAAAAGGACTGCTGCGCCGGTTTGGGATAAACCCATCAATTTATTCAACGGCAAAGACCTGACCGGCTGGAAAGCCCTGAGTAAAACGAATCAATGGGAAGTAAGGAACGGCATTTTAACCAGCCCGCAGTCGGGAGCCAACCTGGTGTCAGAACAAAAGTTCACCGATTTTAAATTGCATGTAGAGTTCAGGTTCCAAAAGGGAAGCAATAGTGGCGTGTACCTGAGAGGCCGTCATGAAGTACAGATAGAAGACAATCCCGCCAGCGAGCATCCTTCCAGTCAATTATTCAGCGGCGTATACGGATTTCTCACACCCAGTGAGATTGCTTCCAAAGGGGCAGACCAATGGCAAACGTATGATATTATATTAACCGGCCGGATGGTGACCGTAACCGTCAATGGAAAAACGGTGATCAGTAACCAGGAGATACCCGGTATTACCGGTGGGGCATTGGACAGTAATGAGGGAGAGCCCGGTCCTATTTACCTGCAGGGCGATCATGGCCCTATTGAATTCAGGAAGATCGTGATCACGCCTGCGAAGTAA